Proteins from a genomic interval of Salinarchaeum sp. Harcht-Bsk1:
- a CDS encoding ABC transporter ATP-binding protein, with translation MTLLEIDGLTKRFGGLVAVDDLSFSVEEGEIVGLIGPNGSGKTTVFNCIMSTYTPTEGRIQFNGHDVTDDKTYQVVNHGLSRVSQESNPIDLLSVGANIKLFTLPNSFLACALPDAILARRSDGGPGIVDHAERVGLGDKIEETPDSLAHADVRRLEIAKALATDPDMLLLDEPFAGMNQAEIRELSEQIEQFREEGITMIVVDHNMRGLMQLVDRVVVLSSGQKLAEGEPEEIVDDEAVQKAYLAGEHGGIRQ, from the coding sequence GTGACGCTCCTCGAGATCGACGGCCTGACGAAGCGGTTCGGCGGCCTCGTCGCCGTGGACGATCTATCCTTCTCCGTCGAGGAGGGCGAGATCGTGGGCCTGATCGGCCCGAACGGCTCCGGGAAGACGACGGTGTTCAACTGCATCATGAGCACGTACACGCCGACCGAGGGTCGAATCCAGTTCAATGGGCACGACGTCACGGACGACAAAACCTACCAGGTCGTCAACCACGGGCTCTCGCGCGTCTCACAGGAGTCCAACCCGATCGACCTCCTCTCCGTCGGCGCCAACATCAAGCTGTTCACGCTGCCAAACAGCTTCCTCGCCTGCGCGCTGCCCGACGCGATCCTCGCTCGGCGGAGTGACGGTGGTCCGGGGATCGTAGACCACGCGGAGCGCGTTGGGCTCGGGGACAAGATCGAGGAGACCCCGGACTCCCTCGCCCACGCCGACGTGCGGCGCCTCGAGATCGCAAAGGCGCTCGCGACCGATCCCGACATGCTGCTGCTCGACGAGCCCTTCGCCGGGATGAACCAGGCGGAGATCCGCGAGCTCTCCGAGCAGATCGAGCAGTTCCGCGAGGAGGGAATCACCATGATCGTCGTCGACCACAACATGCGCGGGCTGATGCAACTCGTGGACAGGGTCGTGGTGCTCTCTAGTGGGCAGAAGCTCGCGGAAGGGGAACCGGAGGAAATCGTCGACGACGAGGCCGTCCAGAAAGCCTATCTGGCCGGCGAACACGGAGGGATCCGGCAGTGA
- a CDS encoding ABC transporter ATP-binding protein: MTDDPLLTIDDVSVFYGKTQALSGVSVTVDRGEIVGVIGPNGAGKTTLLDAVAGFKSFGGSIRFDGIDMARVGARGAVKEGLVYCTEDRDLFPFFSVHENLLMGAQARDDRDAVRDDLEMVYDLFPRLEERREQEAETMSGGEQQMLAIGRALMGDPELLMLDEPTLGLAPVIVDDISEIMERLQDEGLTILLAEQNSTFALRHAERLSLLENGEIQLSGSAAEFSDNEYVRDAYIGIH, from the coding sequence GTGACTGACGACCCGCTGCTTACGATCGACGACGTGAGCGTCTTCTACGGCAAGACGCAGGCGCTCTCGGGCGTGTCGGTAACGGTCGATCGCGGCGAGATCGTCGGCGTCATCGGCCCGAACGGCGCCGGGAAGACGACGCTGCTGGACGCCGTTGCCGGATTCAAGTCCTTCGGGGGATCGATTCGCTTCGACGGCATCGACATGGCCCGCGTCGGTGCACGGGGTGCCGTGAAGGAGGGCCTCGTCTACTGCACCGAGGACCGGGATCTCTTCCCCTTCTTCTCGGTCCACGAGAACCTCCTGATGGGCGCGCAGGCTCGCGACGATAGAGACGCCGTTCGCGACGACCTCGAGATGGTGTACGACCTGTTCCCCCGGCTCGAGGAGCGCCGCGAGCAGGAAGCCGAGACGATGAGTGGCGGCGAACAGCAGATGCTCGCCATCGGCCGAGCGCTCATGGGCGATCCGGAGCTGCTGATGCTCGACGAGCCGACGCTCGGCCTCGCACCCGTGATCGTCGACGACATCAGCGAGATCATGGAGCGACTCCAGGACGAGGGGCTCACGATCCTGCTCGCCGAACAGAACTCGACGTTCGCGCTCCGGCACGCCGAACGGCTCTCCCTGCTCGAGAACGGGGAGATCCAGCTTTCGGGCTCCGCTGCGGAGTTCAGCGACAACGAGTACGTTCGCGACGCCTACATCGGTATCCACTGA
- a CDS encoding acyl-CoA dehydrogenase family protein: protein MTFRLSDEHRAIRTAVREFGENEIEPVAAEHDRNKKYPEELRRKAAEYDFVGSSIPPEYGGAGMDALGSMIVTEELWRADPGIGSAVGSASFGTNMILRFGDEWMKEEWLPQIAAGETASASAISEPAHGSDVAGMETTAEKDGDEWVIDGNKMWITNGTVAGVAVVMAKTTPDAGHKGITAFLVPTDTEGFTAEKIDNKLGIRASDLAELILDDVRVPEENVIGEVDAGFYQLMEFFAVGRTGVAAQAVGCAQGALDAAMEYANEREQFGQKIKEFQAIEHKLADMATQVEAARSLTYRAASEIEKGNQDVAAKYSSMAKLFASEVAVNVADEGVQVHGGSGFVTDYPAERYYRDARITKIYEGTSEIQKNIIADQIL from the coding sequence ATGACGTTCAGGCTGTCAGACGAACACCGGGCAATCCGCACGGCCGTCCGTGAATTCGGCGAGAACGAGATCGAACCCGTCGCCGCGGAACACGATCGCAACAAGAAGTATCCCGAGGAACTCCGGCGGAAGGCCGCGGAGTACGACTTCGTCGGCTCCAGTATCCCCCCGGAGTACGGTGGCGCAGGAATGGACGCGCTCGGGTCGATGATCGTGACCGAAGAGCTCTGGCGAGCTGACCCGGGGATCGGCTCCGCGGTGGGCAGCGCCTCCTTCGGCACGAACATGATCCTCCGGTTCGGCGACGAGTGGATGAAGGAGGAGTGGCTCCCGCAAATCGCAGCGGGCGAGACGGCTTCGGCCTCGGCGATCTCAGAGCCGGCCCACGGCTCCGACGTCGCGGGGATGGAGACGACAGCCGAGAAGGACGGCGACGAGTGGGTCATCGACGGGAACAAGATGTGGATCACGAACGGCACCGTCGCTGGCGTCGCGGTCGTGATGGCGAAGACGACGCCCGACGCGGGTCACAAGGGGATCACCGCGTTCCTCGTTCCGACCGACACCGAGGGATTCACCGCGGAGAAGATCGACAACAAGCTCGGCATCCGGGCGTCCGACCTCGCCGAACTGATCCTCGACGACGTCCGCGTCCCCGAGGAGAACGTCATCGGCGAGGTCGACGCCGGGTTTTATCAGCTGATGGAGTTCTTCGCGGTGGGCAGAACCGGCGTCGCGGCCCAGGCGGTCGGCTGCGCGCAGGGCGCCCTCGACGCCGCGATGGAGTACGCCAACGAGCGCGAGCAGTTCGGGCAGAAGATCAAGGAGTTCCAGGCGATCGAACACAAGCTCGCCGACATGGCGACGCAGGTCGAGGCCGCGCGATCGCTGACCTACCGCGCAGCCAGCGAGATCGAGAAGGGCAACCAGGACGTCGCAGCGAAGTACTCGAGCATGGCGAAACTGTTCGCGAGCGAGGTCGCGGTCAACGTGGCCGACGAGGGCGTCCAGGTCCACGGCGGCTCGGGATTCGTCACCGACTATCCGGCGGAACGCTACTACCGCGACGCCCGGATCACGAAGATTTACGAGGGTACCTCGGAGATCCAGAAGAACATCATCGCCGATCAGATTCTCTGA